One Candidatus Micrarchaeia archaeon genomic window carries:
- a CDS encoding cold shock domain-containing protein produces the protein MEGTVKFFNPVKSFGFITGDDGKDYFVHITGLEPGTRINEGDKVTFEIENGDKGPKAVNVKKV, from the coding sequence ATGGAAGGTACAGTTAAGTTCTTTAATCCAGTAAAAAGTTTCGGATTTATTACTGGAGACGATGGAAAAGACTACTTTGTTCATATTACCGGTTTAGAACCAGGTACAAGAATAAATGAAGGCGATAAAGTAACTTTTGAAATCGAAAACGGAGATAAAGGACCAAAAGCAGTTAATGTAAAAAAAGTTTAA